A DNA window from Bos mutus isolate GX-2022 chromosome 11, NWIPB_WYAK_1.1, whole genome shotgun sequence contains the following coding sequences:
- the LOC102264791 gene encoding olfactory receptor 1L3, whose translation MGMSNLTRLPEFILLGLSSRPEDQKPLFALFLIMYLVTLMGNLLIILAIRSDPQLQNPMYFFLSILSFADICYTTVIVPKMLVNFLSEKKTISYAECLVQMYFFLVFGNMDSYLLAAMAIDRYVAICNPLHYVPVMNHGHCMLLLAFSTAFSCLHSLLHVLLVNRLTFCASNVIHHFFCDVNPVLKLACSSTSVNEVVAMTEGLVSVMAPFVCIVISYLRILIVVLKIPSAAGKCKAFSTCSSHVTVVTLFYGSICCVYFQPLSSYTVKD comes from the coding sequence ATGGGGATGTCCAACCTAACAAGACTCCCTGAATTCATCCTCTTGGGACTCTCTTCTCGCCCTGAGGACCAGAAACCACTCTTTGCCCTCTTTCTCATCATGTACCTGGTCACTTTGATGGGAAATCTGCTCATCATCTTGGCTATCCGCTCTGATCCTCAGCTCCAAAACCCAATGTATTTCTTCCTGAGCATCTTGTCCTTTGCTGATATTTGCTACACAACAGTTATAGTCCCCAAGATGTTAGTGAACTTTTTATCAGAGAAAAAGACCATTTCCTATGCTGAATGTCTGGTGCAGATGTATTTCTTCCTAGTCTTTGGAAACATGGACAGTTACCTCCTGGCAGCCATGGCCATTGACCGCTATGTAGCTATCTGCAACCCCTTGCACTATGTCCCTGTTATGAACCATGGACACTGCATGTTGCTACTGGCCTTCTCCACagctttctcctgccttcactcccTCCTGCATGTCCTCCTGGTGAATCGGCTCACTTTTTGTGCATCAAATGTTATCCATCACTTTTTCTGTGATGTCAACCCTGTTCTGAAGCTGGCCTGCTCTTCTACCTCTGTCAATGAAGTTGTCGCCATGACAGAAGGGCTGGTTTCTGTGATGGCCCCATTTGTCTGCATCGTCATCTCTTACCTGAGAATCCTCATTGTGGTCCTCAAAATTCCCTCAGCTGCTGGAAAATgcaaagccttctccacctgcagcTCCCATGTCACTGTGGTGACTCTCTTTTATGGGAGTATTTGCTGTGTCTATTTCCAGCCATTGTCCAGCTACACTGTCAAAGATTGA